A region from the Silene latifolia isolate original U9 population chromosome 7, ASM4854445v1, whole genome shotgun sequence genome encodes:
- the LOC141591182 gene encoding uncharacterized protein LOC141591182, with amino-acid sequence MATSSTPSTTSLGKDSWLRSVMDKCILKDDGSNFLEWESNIKSAALSDNVLTYLTDAPPIEPGARASSAVRTAYDDYVRMLNDIKNVLIWSISPKLKPSCISLNAYEIFTRMITMFSQTPKVRQYDAAARFFEAKLERGQKVGPHVLQMVEYVDILERLGCKIPKTLVVDRILHSLPTKFAHFRVHYNMNGMDKSYHEIHALLTQAERDMEASGSEKGDVLTMKLKNMSLGVKKGKGKQKSQFKKSSKKIDKGKGKAVVNDNPKAKSVKLSEAECFHCNGKGHYRRSCPKYLEDLKEGRVTPIGYKGRASTSKR; translated from the exons atggcaacttcatcaactccatcgactacttcactaggcaaagattcatggctaaggtccgtaatggacaaatgtattttaaaagatgacggtagtaactttcttgaatgggaatccaacatcaaaagtgccgcgttgtccgacaatgtgctcacttacttaaccgatgctcctcctatcgagcccggtgcaagagcttcatcggcggtgcggaccgcctatgatgactatgtgaggatgttgaatgatatcaagaatgtgttgatatggtcaatatcgccaaagctcaagccatcatgcatttctttaaatgcttacgagatattcactcgtatgatcactatgttttcacaaacacctaaagtccgtcaatacgatgcggcggcacgcttctttgaagctaagcttgagaggggccaaaaggttggtccccatgtccttcaaatggtcgaatatgttgacatcctagagcgtctagggtgtaagattcctaaaactcttgtggtggatcgtatccttcactcacttcccaccaagtttgcccactttagggtacactacaacatgaatggtatggataagagttaccatgaaattcatgcactcctcacccaagcggagagggatatggaggctagtgggagtgaaaagggagatgttttaaccatgaagttaaagaacatgtctcttggagtcaagaaaggaaaagggaaacaaaagtcccaattcaagaaatcgtcaaagaaaattgacaagggaaaggggaaggccgttgtgaatgacaatcccaaggcaaaaagtgtcaagctctccgaggccgaatgtttccattgtaatgggaaggggcattataggaggagttgtcccaaatacttggaggatctcaaggaagggcgtgtgacgcctattg ggtataagggacgtgcaagcactagcaaaaggtga